TAATGTAGTGTCAAATTTAAATTCGACAATCTTTAAATATCTTAATATTAATGATATTACAGAAAATATTATCCCACCAATAACTGGATTAGGTATACAATATTTTTGTAATAATTTTGTTTTCTTTTTTAATTTTATACCTAGAATTAAAAATATTACAGCAATACCTATAGTTTGTATCATATCAAGTTCAATTATATATCTCATAAATACCTCCAAATAAATAATATAATACAATATTAATAGAAAAAAATCAATTATATTATATTAATATAAGGATTTATAGAATATATTTAGCCTCTATTCATATGTATAAATATTTGATTGACAGCTATGATTAAATGTGATATTATACTATGTACGCATATGTTAGGTGGCTAATACCTAAAGTAGCGATTTTATAATTTCGGAGGTGAACAGATGTTTGCAGTAATTAAAACTGGAGGAAAACAATACAAAGTTGAAGTAGGTTCATTATTAAAAGTTGAAAAATTAGCCGTAGAAGTTGGAACTGAAGTTTCGTTTGAAGAAGTATTAATGGTAGGAGAAAAAGTTGGATCACCATTAGTTGAAGGAGCTAAAGTAGTAGCTGAAGTTAAAGAGCATGGTAAAGGTAAAAAAGTTATCAACTTTAAATATAATAAAAAAACATACTACAGAAAAAAAGGTCATAGACAACATTATACTTTAGTTGAAGTTAAAGATATTAAAGGATAATTATGACATATATTGAATTTTCTGAAAAAGAAGATAAAATTGTATCCTATTTAATTAAAGGGCATACAGAAGCATATAACTATGGAGAAGATATAGTTTGTGCATCAATTTCTGCTACATCTATTATGACATTAAATGGTTTAATAGAAGTATTAAAAATAAAGAAATTGAATTATGAAATGAGAGATGGATATATTTTTTGTGATTTGAGAAATGTTGATGAAGAGGATTTAGAAAAATCTCAAAGTTTAATAAAGTCATTAGCTATAATGCTTGAAAGTATTGCAAAAGATTATCCTAAAAATGTACAATTTAGAACTAGGAGGTATGAAAAATGATATTAAAGTTGAATTTACAATTATTCGCCTCAAAAAAAGGACAAGGATCTACTAAAAATGGTAGAGATTCTAATCCTAAATATTTAGGAGTAAAAAGATATGATGGTGAAGCTGTAAAAGCTGGAAATATAATTGTTAGACAAAGAGGAACTAAATTCCACCCAGGTAATAACATGGGAGTTGGAAAAGATTATACTTTATTTGCTTTAATTGAAGGTTTTGTTAAGTTTGAAACATTCAAAGGTAAAAAAAGAGTAAGTATTTATCCAGAAAAATAAATTAAATAATAAATAAGAAAAGCCTTTTTAATTAAAAGGCTTTTTTTTCAAGGTGAATATATATGACTAAAAAAGATAGAGTAAAGCAAGTTCTTGAAGCACTTAGAAATAAGTTCAAAAATCCCAAAATAGCTTTAAATTATAATAATGAATATCAGTTAATGGTTGCAGTAATTTTATCTGCTCAATGTACTGATAAAAGAGTAAATATTGTTACAGAAGAATTTTTTAAAGTTATAGAAAAGCCAGAAGATATGGAAAAATTATCTTTAGAAGAAGTTGAAAGATATATTAAATCTACAGGATTTTATAAGAATAAGGCTTTAAACTTAAAGGCTAATGCAA
The genomic region above belongs to Streptobacillus moniliformis DSM 12112 and contains:
- the rplU gene encoding 50S ribosomal protein L21; this translates as MFAVIKTGGKQYKVEVGSLLKVEKLAVEVGTEVSFEEVLMVGEKVGSPLVEGAKVVAEVKEHGKGKKVINFKYNKKTYYRKKGHRQHYTLVEVKDIKG
- a CDS encoding ribosomal-processing cysteine protease Prp; this encodes MTYIEFSEKEDKIVSYLIKGHTEAYNYGEDIVCASISATSIMTLNGLIEVLKIKKLNYEMRDGYIFCDLRNVDEEDLEKSQSLIKSLAIMLESIAKDYPKNVQFRTRRYEK
- the rpmA gene encoding 50S ribosomal protein L27, with product MILKLNLQLFASKKGQGSTKNGRDSNPKYLGVKRYDGEAVKAGNIIVRQRGTKFHPGNNMGVGKDYTLFALIEGFVKFETFKGKKRVSIYPEK